GCTACCATCAGCATTAGATAATCGGCCACTTAAATTTGACGAGTTCTTATCACTTACAAATCAGGTAATATTTACATCTGCAACCCCTGCAGAGTTTGAGCGTCGTAATTCAGCACAGGTAGTTGAACAAATAATAAGACCTACTGGACTTGTAGACCCTAAGATAACTGTTAAGCCGACCAGAGGTCAAATTGACGACCTTATAGATGAGGTTAAGAAGCGAGCAGAAAGACATGAGCGAGTCCTTGTCACCACTCTAACAAAGCGTATGGCAGAAGACCTTGCTGATTATCTTGCAAGGGCTGATATAAGAGTTAGATGGCTACACTCAGAGATTGATGCAATTGAAAGGGTAAACATATTGCGTGGTCTTAGACTTGAGGACTTTGATTGTCTTGTAGGTATTAATTTGTTACGAGAGGGGCTTGATTTACCTGAGGTCTCACTTGTAGCTATACTTGATGCGGACAGGGAAGGCTTTTTACGGTCTTTTACATCACTTATACAGGTTGCGGGCAGGACTGCAAGGAATGTCAACGGCGAAGTTATAATGTATGCTGATAATGTCACACTTTCAATGCAAGAAGCTATAAAAGAAACTGAACGTAGAAGGAATTTACAAATTGAGTATAATAAAGAACATGGAATAACACCTGCCACTATTTATAAGACACGAGAAGAGATTTTAAGCACAACAGCTGTCGCTGATGCAAGAGGAGAAATTAAAGAGATAAAAGAAGAGGAGGAAGAGTATCTGTCAGGAATTGAGCGGCTTGAGCAGATAAAAGAACTTGAACGCCAAATGAAGAAGTTAGCTACTGACTTAAGATTTGAGGAAGCCGCTAAAGTGAGGGATAAACTTAGGAGGCTTAAGGAGGTGAGACCTCCAGATGAAGTTAAAGAGATACCATCTCGAGCAAATAGTGAGATTAGCACTCAAAGAAGACATCGGAAAAGGAGACATCACTACAGAACTCGTTATACCTGAAGCAGCCACTGGTAATGCACTTATAATATCAAAAGAACCTGGAGTGCTTGCTGGAGGTAGTGTTGCTAATGCAGTCTTTAAAACCATAAGCCCTGAATCTAAATTTGTTCAAAGAGTAAAAGATGGTGAGACTTTTAAGAAAGGGGCTACACTTTTTGAGATTCATGGTCCAATACACGCAATTCTAAAATGTGAACGCACTGCATTAAACTTTTTGCAAAGACTGTCAGGTATAGCTACTTTAACTTATAAATTTGTTAATAAAGTCAAGGGGACGAAAGTAAAAATACTTGATACAAGAAAGACAACTCCGGGATTAAGGGAACTTGAGAAGTACGCTGTGAGATGTGGTGGTGGCTATAACCACAGGTTTGGGTTATGGGATATGATTTTAATCAAGGATAACCACATACGGGCAGCGGGCGGGATAAAAGAAGCAATATCAAAAATCAAAAATCAAATATCAAAAATCAAAGTTGAAATTGAAGTGAAAAATTTATCTGAGTTTAAAGAAGCTATTACTTATCCAGTAGATATGATAATGCTTGATAATATGCCAATAAAGGAAATGAGGGAAGCAGTAAAATTAGCTAAAAAGAGAAAGTCGAAAATAGAACTGGAGGCATCGGGTGGGATTAACTTAAATAATGTAAGAGAGATTGCCAAAACTGGTGTAGATTATATTTCAGTAGGTAAAATAACTCGTTCAGCACCATCTATTGATATGAGCTTAGAAATTGTTAAGTGAAATGAAAGTGGGGGTGATAAGTGATTCACATGGTAATGTAGAAAATGTAGAGAATGCTATTGACT
This bacterium DNA region includes the following protein-coding sequences:
- the nadC gene encoding carboxylating nicotinate-nucleotide diphosphorylase, which encodes MKLKRYHLEQIVRLALKEDIGKGDITTELVIPEAATGNALIISKEPGVLAGGSVANAVFKTISPESKFVQRVKDGETFKKGATLFEIHGPIHAILKCERTALNFLQRLSGIATLTYKFVNKVKGTKVKILDTRKTTPGLRELEKYAVRCGGGYNHRFGLWDMILIKDNHIRAAGGIKEAISKIKNQISKIKVEIEVKNLSEFKEAITYPVDMIMLDNMPIKEMREAVKLAKKRKSKIELEASGGINLNNVREIAKTGVDYISVGKITRSAPSIDMSLEIVK